Genomic window (Staphylococcus debuckii):
CTAAGCAGCAAGCAAAGCTCAAACAAATTCAAAATTTAAATGACGTCATCAGTCAAAATAGTGAAGAACCACTTTCTAATGTCCTCAAATTTGATGAGATATCAGAGGGGATGATTGAGATGAAACAACTCAGACGTAATATTATGATTTCGGCAGGTATTGTAGGTATTTTCCAATATGGCAGTATAGCAACTTCAATACTAAAACACGATTGGAAACCAGTGGGTATTGCAGCACCTTTTTTAATAACTTATGCTGCTGGAGTAAGTTGGTATTATTATAAAAATGTGAGTTATGTGTGTCCGAATTGCCAATACACTTTTAAACCTTCTTTCATGCAAGTAATGTTAGCAAATCATACCTTTAAAACGCGCAAGTTTAAATGTCCGAATTGCGGTGAGACACATTATTGTGTAGAAGTATCGGACAAAGAAAAGATGAATGCAATAAAGCAAGAGCAAGCATAATTTAAAGGCGGGGCGACGAAATAATCTTAATTAATATCATTTCGTCATCCCGCCTCTTTATAATTATACAGCGACATCTTTTTTAGCTAATTCAATTGTAGTACCAATTAAAGTTTGAATACCTTTTTCAATTTCAGAAACTTCTACAGATTCTTTCGGTGAATGACTGATACCATCCTTACATGGAATAAAAATCATACTAGTAGGGCAGATAAGCGCCATATTCATAGCATCATGACCTGCACCGCTGAACATGAGACGATAAGAATAATCAAGTGCTTCACAAACCTCTTCTGTAATATTGGCGATTTGTGGATTAAGACTTACTGGTGTATCAGCGCCTAAGTCTTCTAAATCCGCTTCAATACCACGACGTTCTGTAATCGTTTTAATCGCTTGTTCAATTTCAGAAGCGACTTGTTCACGAGATTCTGCTTCTTTGCCGCGTACGTCTATCAACATTTTTACTTCGCCAGGAATCGCATTCATCATATTAGGGAAAGGCTGCACATATCCTACTGTGGCCACGATACCTTCTTGGTGATGGGCTTGAGCAATAGATTCTACTTGCAAAGCAATTTCAGAAGCGGCCGTCAAAGCATCTTTACGCATTGGCATTGGTGTTGAACCAGAATGGCTCGTCTCACCCGTTAATTTCAATTTATAACGATGAGGTGCAGCGATATGGGTGACGATGCCAATATCTTTGTGTTTGTTTTGCAAAATAGGACCTTGTTCGATGTGTAATTCAAGATATGCTTTTAAGTCACCTTTATGATAAAAATCATTGTCTGACGGCATGCTCTGTTTTAAAGTATCTACTAAATGGAAAAGTGTCTTCCCTCTATCATCAGTAAGCTGCTTCATATCTTCAGCTGAAAGGTCTCCGATAATATATTTACTGCCGAGCGTGGATTTATTAAAGCGAGCAGATTCTTCACACGTAAATGCCACTATTTCAATAGGATGATCTGTTTCGATTTGATGTTCATTCAAATGCTGAATAACTTGCAGGGCACCCACTACTCCTAGCAATCCATCATAACGGCCGCCATCTTTTACCGTATCGATATGTGAACCGAGCATCACTGGCGGTAGCGTATTATCCTTCCCTTTGCGACGCGCAATTACGTTTCCAAAGTAATCAAAGTGTACTTCTAGACATGCTTCTTGACAAAGCATAGAAAATTTCAAAGCAGCGAGTCGCTCTGCATGACGAAATGCAATACGGTTGATGCCGCCTGTTTCTTCATCGTAACCATAGTTGTTAAACGTATTTAAATGATGCATGACTGTATCTATGTTCATTATCTTCAACCTCTTTCTTAAAAAAATAATGAGAGCAGAACAGAAATAATAATGAATTGAAATTATTTCAACATCCCGCTCTGGCAAAGCCGATTAATAAAACAAGCTGAGACTGTCAATTTATGTCTCAGCGCCTTGATAAATAATGATTGTTTACTTATATTTTACCACAATAAAAATACAATCCTTTGAAATATACTGAAGATTATTGAAATTCTTGAAGAACTGTCTTGAAATAATGCTAGGGTCATCTTAAAATTGAATTAATATTAAGTAGAGGCTGTAAGCTGGGTAACCCAGTTTGCATGCCTCTCAACTTTTTTGGACTATTATTTTAAAAAGGAAGGAAGCGTTTAAATGTCATCGAATACTCCGTATCAAACGGGACGCATCAAAGATAGTTGGGTCCTAGTCATAGCCATTGTGTTAGTGGCCTCGACTTTACGTGCGCCTTTAACTGCAGTAGGTCCAGTCATCGACCAAATTAAAGATGCACTTCACATTACAAATAGTGTAGCTGGTATTCTTACGACCATCCCGCTTATCATCTTCGGGATTATTTCTCCACTAGTTTCGAAAATCACTGCCAAGCTCACTATGTCTCGTACTGTTTTTATGGCGATAATCATTATCTTATTAGCTTTAATTGTAAGGATTTTAGGCGGGTTCAACTTTTTTATTATAGGAACTCTATTATTAGGGGTAGGTATTGCTTTAAATAATGTTGTTCTACCGAGTTACGTTAAATGGAAATTCCCTATGCAAGTTGGAATTATGACTGGCTTATATAGCGGTACGATGAATTTCACTGCAGGTTTAGGCGGCGGATTAAGTTTTCCTTTATCAGAAATAAGCGGTTATCGTTTATCGCTCTCTTTTTGGATTATTTTCGGAATGATTGCTGCGATTTTATGGTTGCCTCAAATGAAAAGTGGTTCTAAAGCTGAGAAGAAAATGCTTGAAGAAGTAGAGCATAAAGATCGCAAGAGATTTCATGTGTCACGCTCTAAACTAGCTTGGTCGATTGCTTTGATGATGGGCTTCCAATCCATGATTTTTTATACCTTTGTAGCATGGGTACCTTCAATTTTAGTAGATCGTGGATTAAACCAATCTAGTGCGGGTTACTTATTGATGTTGAACCAATTCTCTCAAGTACCGATGACATTCCTTTTCCCGATTCTGGCTTCTAAAATGAAGAACCAGAAATTACTTATTACCATAGTTTTAGCACTCTTTATTATTGGATTTGCACTTTTCTTTACACAATCATTTACTCTCTTAATTATAGGTATGATTTTAGCAGGTTTCGGAATGGGGTCTGGATTTAGTTTATGTATGACCTTCTTCTCAATCCGCGCAAGAACCAGTGACGGCAGTATTGCTTTATCTGGATTCGGTCAATCTGTTGGTTATTTTGTAGCAGCAATCGGTCCATTCTTTGTCGGTCTTTTACATGATCTTACAGGAGGATGGGTTTCAGGAATTATAGCGCTTATCATCATGGGAATCTTATTCTATATCTTTGGATTAGCTTCTTCACATGGTGAAGTAGAAGATGAATTAGCATAGGGAGCGAGACAGAAATAATTTTTAATTAAAATTATTCCGTTATACTAGAATCAAGAAAGTGAAGGGGTGAAAGAAGTGGGATATTTTAAGGATTATTTAAATACCATTGAACAACCAGAACATCGAAAGAAGATGGAAGCGATATTTACTTGGGTAGACGAAACATTTCCTGAGTTAGAAAAAGTCGTCAAGTGGAATCAGCCGATGTACACACATCACAACACTTATATCATTGGCTTCAGTAAAGCGAAAGCGCATATTTCAGTGAATCCTGAAACAGCAGGAATGAAGCCTTTTATCCAACGGTTTGAAGCAGACGGCTATACTTATACAGAAAATTTATTTCGAATTAAATGGACGGATGAAGTAGATTATCACTTATTGAAAGATATGATTGAATTTAATTTGCAAGAGAAAGCAGAGACGACTACATTTTGGAGAAACTATAAATAATGATAAAGGCTGACACAGCATACCTCTAAGGAGAGCTGCGCCAGCCTTTTCAATTTTAATTTAATTTCGCTTTGCGTCTATCTTTCCAATAAAGCAACGCTTCTATGATAAAGACAATAATGAGTGAGAAACCAAATAACGGCATTAAAATACCCAAAATAACGAGTGTGATAATCAAGCCGATAGACATCGGTTTTTTAATACGTCTTGGTAATGGTTGCGGTGTTTTCATGCGGCCTAAGCGTTTGAACCAAGATAAGAAACCTAAAATGATACCGCCTAAGAAGGCTAAACATACTAATAGGTTAATAATTTTGTTGGCGATGCCGAATAAATGACCTTCATGAAGCGGAATGCCCCAAGTCAACCATTTAGCTAAAATACCGTAATCTTGATAATTGACTTGTCCTAATTTCTTACCTGTATATTGATCCATATACATTGTTGTTTCTTTATAAGGTGAGACGTCAAAACCAGTCACACCGCTGTTACTTGCTCGCGATAAGGTGAACGAACCATCTGCACTAGTTGGAGACACAATAGCATAAGGGCGTTTCAATCCTTCTTTTTGAGCATCTGACACGACTTTATCTAAAGATAATTGACCCGGTGTGTGTGTCATCGGCATAGCCATACCGCCATGATGACCGCCGCCACTCGATTCGGGTGCTTGTTTCTTTTTCATAGCCCAAGGAATTTCATTCGCTTCAGATTTAGGAGGGTTGGCTGCAATCTGTGTTTGCTCTAAAGCTGGGTACGTAGTTGCAATTTTATTAATCTTATCTCCCATAAATCCTGACCAAGGCAATCCTGTAAACACTAGAATCAACATCGGGATGGCAATAATGATACCGACGATTGAATGCCATTTCTGTAAACGTAAGTTACGACTGTTTTGAGTTAATAAATGTTTGCGGAACATCATATAAATACCGGAAAGTATCATGAAGACCGTCCAACATGCTGTGAGTTCTACTAAGTAATTAATTACTGTATTTTCCGTTGACAGTGAACTATGTATACTCCGTGTCATATTAGAATACGTATACTTAGCATTTTGCTGAGCTACAATCTGATTGTGGTTGTCTAAGAAGATATAGTATGAATTGCCTTCCATATCACCGATTGTAATACGGTTATTATATGGGGCTTGCATCATACTGACTTTATTAATCATATATCCGGGGTGTTCTTTCTCAATTTGCTTAATCGCATCATTTAAAGATTGCTGCTGGTGATGCTCGCTATGTCCATAGAATTCATGTTTATAAAAATGATTCTCCACTTCTGGGAAGAAGAGATATGCGATTCCGGATAGCGTTAATGTAATCAACAATGGTGTTATAAAGATGGCCGCATAGAAGTGAAGTCTCTGAAGCGGATTAAATGTATTTTTCATTAAGTATTACCTCTTTATCTATTTATATAGGAATCATTACGATTTGTAAAAAGACTACATTTTATTATTACAGATTCATAGATAAATAAAAGTACATTTATTTGTCATATTTTGAAAATTTTATGGCGGTAGTGTGACAATTCGGGAATTAAACCATTTTGTATTGAAAGATTTTCTGTAAATATTTTTTAGAATTTAGAACAGAGAGTGCGAAACACCAGATATTATCTCAACTTTTTATTATTCTTTTTCTTTTAAAAGCGAATATTGCACTTTTCCGATTATTAAACTCGAATTTGATATTGACTTTGTAGAGAATCCAATCTATTATCAGAATATTACAAAAATAACTTCGATCAAAATTTATATTACAACATAGGAGGCGAAATTTTTATGTCGAATACACTTACTAAACCAGGAACTAAAGTAACACCTAAGACATTTTTATTTAATGTATTGAATGGGGTGGCGATTGCGATTATTGCTGGATTGATTCCCAACGCAATTT
Coding sequences:
- a CDS encoding CynX/NimT family MFS transporter, with the translated sequence MSSNTPYQTGRIKDSWVLVIAIVLVASTLRAPLTAVGPVIDQIKDALHITNSVAGILTTIPLIIFGIISPLVSKITAKLTMSRTVFMAIIIILLALIVRILGGFNFFIIGTLLLGVGIALNNVVLPSYVKWKFPMQVGIMTGLYSGTMNFTAGLGGGLSFPLSEISGYRLSLSFWIIFGMIAAILWLPQMKSGSKAEKKMLEEVEHKDRKRFHVSRSKLAWSIALMMGFQSMIFYTFVAWVPSILVDRGLNQSSAGYLLMLNQFSQVPMTFLFPILASKMKNQKLLITIVLALFIIGFALFFTQSFTLLIIGMILAGFGMGSGFSLCMTFFSIRARTSDGSIALSGFGQSVGYFVAAIGPFFVGLLHDLTGGWVSGIIALIIMGILFYIFGLASSHGEVEDELA
- a CDS encoding MerR family transcriptional regulator, which translates into the protein MIYTTGELAKICNVSVRTVQYYDQKGLLKPDRVENKRRYFSEAAKTKLEMINFLKEMDCSLKEIKTLLDEIDSIKTLKFLLKQKEEELEKQLTKQQAKLKQIQNLNDVISQNSEEPLSNVLKFDEISEGMIEMKQLRRNIMISAGIVGIFQYGSIATSILKHDWKPVGIAAPFLITYAAGVSWYYYKNVSYVCPNCQYTFKPSFMQVMLANHTFKTRKFKCPNCGETHYCVEVSDKEKMNAIKQEQA
- a CDS encoding PepSY-associated TM helix domain-containing protein; the protein is MKNTFNPLQRLHFYAAIFITPLLITLTLSGIAYLFFPEVENHFYKHEFYGHSEHHQQQSLNDAIKQIEKEHPGYMINKVSMMQAPYNNRITIGDMEGNSYYIFLDNHNQIVAQQNAKYTYSNMTRSIHSSLSTENTVINYLVELTACWTVFMILSGIYMMFRKHLLTQNSRNLRLQKWHSIVGIIIAIPMLILVFTGLPWSGFMGDKINKIATTYPALEQTQIAANPPKSEANEIPWAMKKKQAPESSGGGHHGGMAMPMTHTPGQLSLDKVVSDAQKEGLKRPYAIVSPTSADGSFTLSRASNSGVTGFDVSPYKETTMYMDQYTGKKLGQVNYQDYGILAKWLTWGIPLHEGHLFGIANKIINLLVCLAFLGGIILGFLSWFKRLGRMKTPQPLPRRIKKPMSIGLIITLVILGILMPLFGFSLIIVFIIEALLYWKDRRKAKLN
- a CDS encoding iron chaperone, translated to MGYFKDYLNTIEQPEHRKKMEAIFTWVDETFPELEKVVKWNQPMYTHHNTYIIGFSKAKAHISVNPETAGMKPFIQRFEADGYTYTENLFRIKWTDEVDYHLLKDMIEFNLQEKAETTTFWRNYK
- a CDS encoding Zn-dependent hydrolase; amino-acid sequence: MNIDTVMHHLNTFNNYGYDEETGGINRIAFRHAERLAALKFSMLCQEACLEVHFDYFGNVIARRKGKDNTLPPVMLGSHIDTVKDGGRYDGLLGVVGALQVIQHLNEHQIETDHPIEIVAFTCEESARFNKSTLGSKYIIGDLSAEDMKQLTDDRGKTLFHLVDTLKQSMPSDNDFYHKGDLKAYLELHIEQGPILQNKHKDIGIVTHIAAPHRYKLKLTGETSHSGSTPMPMRKDALTAASEIALQVESIAQAHHQEGIVATVGYVQPFPNMMNAIPGEVKMLIDVRGKEAESREQVASEIEQAIKTITERRGIEADLEDLGADTPVSLNPQIANITEEVCEALDYSYRLMFSGAGHDAMNMALICPTSMIFIPCKDGISHSPKESVEVSEIEKGIQTLIGTTIELAKKDVAV